One segment of Nocardioides sp. QY071 DNA contains the following:
- a CDS encoding MFS transporter yields MPDELPARIRRGYALGGVATGVYGTVPSLLLMPYLTEELGVGALLAGLVVFAPKAWDFVCNPLAGRLSDRVRRHDRRRPFLLVAGPLMGVGLAFVFTGPSTPFLLALVWVLLANLVAATAYAFFQVPYLAMSAEVTGDYGVRTQMMAWRVGVVTTAIAVSGVVAPWLVTTAGGYRAMGAVAGLVVVAGSLAVWRCTRGAPVVRTETAGGGLRDQLRVVLGNAHARPLIAALVLQAAGTSMLLAAVAYAARVLLGDATTGSYLFAAFVVPGVLSAPLWAWLGRHRGKKAGYVVATAVLGGGLLALVGVWSGSLVWCLVWSAVTGAGYAGIQVFPLAMLPDVAAHDARTSGHNRIGLFAGVWAGCELLGFALGPGLLGVVLAIGGYEGGLDRYDAPARLAVLAGTSVVPAALVLVSLFAIRAYRLDEALRVAPRSPAPAPAA; encoded by the coding sequence ATGCCTGACGAGCTGCCCGCGCGGATCCGGCGCGGCTACGCGCTGGGTGGCGTCGCCACCGGTGTCTACGGCACGGTGCCGTCGCTGCTGCTGATGCCCTACCTCACCGAGGAGCTGGGCGTCGGCGCGCTGCTCGCCGGACTGGTCGTGTTCGCGCCCAAGGCGTGGGACTTCGTGTGCAACCCGCTCGCGGGCCGGCTCAGCGATCGGGTACGACGCCACGACCGGCGCCGTCCGTTCCTGCTGGTCGCCGGCCCCCTCATGGGGGTGGGCCTGGCGTTCGTCTTCACCGGGCCGAGCACGCCCTTCCTGCTCGCGCTGGTCTGGGTGCTGCTCGCCAACCTGGTGGCCGCGACGGCGTACGCGTTCTTCCAGGTGCCCTACCTCGCGATGTCGGCCGAGGTGACCGGCGACTACGGGGTCCGCACCCAGATGATGGCCTGGCGGGTCGGGGTGGTGACCACCGCGATCGCGGTCTCCGGCGTGGTCGCGCCGTGGCTGGTGACCACCGCGGGCGGCTACCGCGCGATGGGTGCGGTCGCGGGACTGGTGGTCGTCGCCGGATCGCTCGCGGTCTGGCGGTGCACCCGCGGCGCACCCGTGGTCCGCACGGAGACAGCCGGGGGAGGCCTGCGCGACCAGCTGCGGGTCGTGCTCGGCAACGCGCACGCACGGCCGCTGATCGCGGCCCTGGTGCTGCAGGCCGCGGGCACGAGCATGCTGCTCGCCGCGGTCGCGTACGCCGCCCGGGTGCTGCTCGGCGACGCCACGACCGGCAGCTACCTGTTCGCCGCCTTCGTGGTGCCCGGCGTCCTGTCCGCGCCGCTGTGGGCCTGGCTCGGGCGCCACCGCGGCAAGAAGGCCGGGTACGTCGTGGCCACGGCCGTGCTCGGCGGCGGGCTCCTCGCCCTGGTCGGCGTGTGGTCCGGCAGCCTGGTGTGGTGCCTGGTCTGGTCGGCGGTGACGGGCGCCGGCTACGCCGGTATCCAGGTCTTCCCGCTGGCGATGCTCCCCGACGTCGCCGCCCACGACGCCCGCACCTCCGGGCACAACCGGATCGGCCTCTTCGCCGGGGTGTGGGCCGGGTGCGAGCTGCTCGGCTTCGCGCTCGGGCCCGGCCTGCTCGGCGTGGTGCTGGCGATCGGCGGCTACGAGGGAGGCCTCGACCGGTACGACGCCCCCGCCCGGCTCGCGGTCCTGGCCGGCACGTCCGTCGTCCCCGCCGCGTTGGTGCTGGTCAGCCTGTTCGCGATCCGCGCCTACCGCCTCGACGAGGCGCTGCGCGTCGCCCCGAGGAGTCCAGCACCTGCCCCTGCCGCTTGA